GCGAGGCCCGTCGCGAGTCCCGCCAGCGCCGTCGCCTGGACGAACCGGCGTCTGTCCAGCGTGTTCGATACCCCGCGCTCCGCCCCCCGTCGATCCGGGGCCCCCGACCCCGGACCGCCCGTGTTCGCCATCGTGCCACCGGGTACCGGGTGCTCCGGGATAACGGTTCACGCGGATATGGAGCCGTGTTTAAAAGTAATCCGACGGGTTGCGCCTCAGAGCTCCAGTTCGGTCATCGAGTCGACCTCGAACTGGAGTACCTCGGGTTCGCCGGCGAGCCAGTCGCCCAGCGCCGCCTCGAACTCGCCGAAGTGCTCGGTCTCCGTGTGCGCGCCGAAGGCCGCGGCGTCCTCGTAGCGCTCCACGAAGCGAACCACGTTCTCGTCCTCGACGTCGGTCGTCGCGCGGTAGTCGAGCATTCCGTCTTCCGCGCGGGACTGCTCGGCCAGGTCCTGGATCTGCGCCAGCGCTTCCTCGCGGTGCTCGGGGTCGATGGGGAAACTCGCGTGAACGACGATCATTACACCCTGTAGTCAGGGGCAGGGGACGAAAAGCTACCCCTCAGGGCCGCCCGCCCTCTGCGGGGCCCTTGCCCGCGAGGACACTCTCGATAGGATCGTCCGGCACGAACAGGTCGCCGACCACCCCGCCGACAACTCCGCCGACCGGACCGACGGCGACTGGGTG
Above is a genomic segment from Halorientalis sp. LT38 containing:
- a CDS encoding putative quinol monooxygenase — its product is MIVVHASFPIDPEHREEALAQIQDLAEQSRAEDGMLDYRATTDVEDENVVRFVERYEDAAAFGAHTETEHFGEFEAALGDWLAGEPEVLQFEVDSMTELEL